GCTGCTGAAGTTTCTGAAAAAGACAAACCGCAGAAGCTAGCCGCGGCAGCTGTCTAGCGTTTTCACCCGTACTCCGTTGATAGCACGAGACTCCAGCCTCACGCCATCGTTTACTTTTCCCGCCGAAACAAAAACGATACGATGCGCGGCGTGCCAGCGCGGTGCTCGTCATCAAACCACTCTTGCAGGCGCTGGCAGCTGAACCCATGGCGCCGGGCGCTTTCCGTGAAGTCGGAAATGTGGTGGACGTAGCATTCTAGCTCGAACACGCCGCCCTCAGCCGTGTCGAAACGGGCCTTGGAGCCCTGGTACTGCTTAAACGGGTGCAGTTCGCCGATGTAGAACAGTCCGCCGGGACGCAGGGCCATTTGGGCCAGGGCAAACACCACGTCGAGGCGCTGGATATGCTCCAGGATGAGGCTGCACGTGAGCAGATCGGCCGGGGCGGTTAGCCAGAACCAGGGCTGGGTAATGTCGGCTTGCTGAAAGCGCACATGCGGAGGCTGAGGTGCGGCCTGAGCCCGCGCCAGCATCTCGGAGGAGAAGTCGACGGCCGTGAGCCGATGAGCCCGTTGGGCCAGCCAAGCGGTGTTCTTGCCGGTGCCGCAGCCCAGCTCCACCACCTCCGCATACGAACCTGGGGGCAGCACGGCGCGCAGCACCTGTGCCTCCAGGTCGCGGGTAAGGTTGCGGACCATATCGTAGCTGCTGGCCCAGGTGTTGTAGGCTTGCTGAACGTTCATGGCAGAAGGTACGTGTTTTACCAGCAGCAGCCCGGTTCTGCTAACTCACCGTCGGCGGATTGCGGTTGGGTACGGGCGGGCCGCCGGCCAGCTGGCTTACCATGTCGTCGAGGATGGCTTTGCCGTAGCCGATGCGGTGGGCATACTCCAGGCACAGGCCGTACTCGCGGGGGTCAATCTG
This region of Hymenobacter sp. YIM 151500-1 genomic DNA includes:
- a CDS encoding class I SAM-dependent DNA methyltransferase, with the translated sequence MNVQQAYNTWASSYDMVRNLTRDLEAQVLRAVLPPGSYAEVVELGCGTGKNTAWLAQRAHRLTAVDFSSEMLARAQAAPQPPHVRFQQADITQPWFWLTAPADLLTCSLILEHIQRLDVVFALAQMALRPGGLFYIGELHPFKQYQGSKARFDTAEGGVFELECYVHHISDFTESARRHGFSCQRLQEWFDDEHRAGTPRIVSFLFRREK